DNA sequence from the Vicia villosa cultivar HV-30 ecotype Madison, WI linkage group LG3, Vvil1.0, whole genome shotgun sequence genome:
AGATTAAGCTCAAGCCATACCGCGTGTCACAAGATAGAGAAACATATACACTTCAAAACTTACATGACCAAGAAGGTTTAGATGATGTTGAGGGTCACAAAACCCGCGATTCTTCCTACCACTAATTATCTCAAGCACAACGACTCCAAAGCTAAAAACATCCGACTTTGTTGAGAAATATCCATGCACTGCATATTCTGGAGGCATATATCCgctgcaaaaaaaaaacattgaagATATTAAATGGGGTTGTGACATGGAAGAACTAAAATTAGGATGATAAACAAGCCGAACTTACTATGTTCCCATCACTCTATTTGTGTTAGCCTCGGCATGGTCTCCCATAAATGATCTGGCTAAACCAAAATCGGATATCTTTGGGATCATATCAATATCAAGAAGAATATTGCTTGTCTTGAGATCTCTATGTATGATTCTTAACGTAGAATCTTGGTGGAGGTACAACAACCCCCGAGCAATCCCATCGATAATTTCCAAGCGCTTTCTCCAATCTAGTAACTTACTTCGCGATGTATCTAACAGATGACACATTCTTAAGTTAGCATGAGAACTACATTATGGCAAGAGTAAAACCAAGATCAATAAGTTTGGTTGGTGTGAAAGTTTATACCAAAAATAAAGTAATCCAAGCTTCTGTTGGGCATGAATTCATAGATCAACAATTTTTCATCTTGATGAATAGAACAACCAAGAAGTTTTACAAGATTACGGTGTTGAAGTGTTGCCATTAACTTCACTTCATTCTTGAACTCCTTAGTTCCTTGTCCTGATGTTTCCGCAAGCCTCTTAACAGCAATCTCTTGTCCATCTGCCAATACGCCCTAGTAAAAATCTCGAAAATTTTAGTATCTTCACTACTTTTGTAAATTAAGGTAAGAAATTAACTCGGTATCGTAGTGACCTAGACTTTACCTTGTATACCGGTCCAAAGCCACCTTCTCCTAACTTGTTTTGGTAAGAGAAGTTATCCGTGACATTAATGATGGTTGAAAAATCAAAGACTGTTGGAAAATCATcctctttcttctccttcttgtgGTTCCATGGAATCAACTTTTTTATACACCCTGATATATTGTAATATACATTATAATATAGTAGTATTATATCATGAAATTTAATTATCATAGATTTTTTTACTTACCAAGCTTCTTCCTAAATGTTGATGTCACCAATAGAAGAACTGTAAGTCCTATGATGAATGCCATAACCCCTAAGAAAATCGCAGCAAGCTTCGTACCTAAGTTCATCTTATTCTTTGTATGATCTGATAAGCGTTGAAGAAAAAGCCGGTCAACAAGCAGTTACAaggttgataaaaaaaataaaagaagataaGGCTAATCACATAAAATTACCTAGTTCAGAAAATGCGAGTCGTATGTAAATATCTTGTCCTCGATCTAAGTGTTTTCTCATGTCGACAATACTATGAAACCAAAGTAAGCAGCCACTTCCACCATTTCTGATATCTAAATTTGCGTATGCAACGCAAGAACAGTTTTTCAAACACACTGTCTTACATTCGTCAAGGCTCAAGCTTCTGTTAAACCACGACGATGAAGTGTCAGGCAGTTTCATGTTTGTGTACTTCAAAAATCCATCTCCGTTGAGACAATTCAGTTTCGTTCTCCTTACACACCCGCCAGACCAATCGGACGAGTCCCATTTCGCTTGAAATTTCGGTGTAAAACCATCCAAGCATTCACACATTTGGATGTCATTAATATTGCAGTTAGAGTTGATACCACACAAGGCATAATCATCACACTGGTCTACAGGACGAGTAACTGTCGCCTTCCAAACCTGTGACTCATCAGACCATATAAAGCGCTGCGAAGTTCCATATGGATCTAACACCGTTCTAGAAATAATCGAACGGTTCAAAGTTTCATATCGATAAGAGACTTCCTTGTCGTCGAACACAAAAAAGAGATTATAGATTCTATGCATTGGCCACGAAATTCCAGTGAAAAGAAAACCATTCCATGAGCCTGATCTATAGAGTAAACTTCCTCCCTTTGCAGTAACCAGCTGTGGAAAACCACGCGTATCTATCTGATACGAAAACTCACCGTCCGAAGGATCATCAGGACTTTTCCATGATCTGATATATCTATACGGACCGGTAACTAAATTACTCTTCAGCTTCATTCCCGCAAGGAAAGTGTTACCGGGATAATCAAAACTCTCCCAAACGAAATCCTTATTCTTAACGCTGCTGTTCGCGTCTTTCACAATAAGGTTTCCTGAATCCAACAACTGCACAACAGCTCGTTTCACCACAATTCTCGATAAATTTGAAGACCAGACAACGCCTTTCGGGCCATCAAGAATAACAAGACTTCCCTGATCATTGAGTTTCAGCAATCCTGTTGAGTTTTGTACAGGTGTATTTCTATTGGCAACCCACACAATAGCCCTAGGTGATATGCTTTTGTACCATATACCGAAGTATTGGCGTTGCGGATCTCCAAAATTAAAAAAGCCTGCTTCAAAGGTTCCTGCTGCAGAAACAAGTGTGTCACTGTATTGGATAAACTGATTTTGAGCAATAGTAGTAAAGGTGTTTTGTTTAGAGAAAGTTGGCATAATGGAGCAAAAGAAGAAAGTACACACCATTAGCATTAGCACCTTATGGTTGTTCTTCATTGTGCTTGTGATGTTATGTTCTCATCATTTGCATTTTTATCAAATTTCTGAATTCAATTGACATGGCTTTGTCCAAGTCTTTCGGTATGCaccaaattcaaaacaaagtCGTCAAGTTTGTTTTGTGGACTTCTGGTGTATGGTTGGTATGTTGACCAAATGTTTAATAACTCACTAATTTTCAACATTTAGGGAATAATTTTGGCAATTGTTTTCACACTTACGGTAGGTTAGACGCGGTATATGTGTTGTAATACTGATTGTAGTCGTTCACTCAATATAATATGGCCTGCAAAGTGGTTGCGTAAAATCTTTCATGATTTCAGTCGGTACAATTTCAGTCGATACAGGTGTTAGGATACTGATTGGGCTACTTGTGTGGTTGAAAATGAAGCAGGTGAGGTAGAAGTTGAAGTCTATTTCAACATTAAAGTCTAATTGAGTGAAGACTTTATTGTTATATAGTTGCTTGTGAAATGGGTTACTCCAACAGATACATCAACGGTGGCTTAATCATTCTGGACGAAATTTCTAAGAAGGGTGTGCATTGTTGTATAAAGACCACAAAAGTTATGATGATCATGATTGAATTTGATACGTGGTGTGTAAAATCAATGGATTCTCAAACAATACAAATATAAATGCTTAGCATGACTGTAAATATAATCATGGTATAAATTTAATGGTTGtgcaataaaatttaaaattatttttcacaaatatTTAATGGGTGATCATTAATTTGTTAACATGTTTTAAATAAATGTTATATATAGTTTAAAAGTTTTAAGGTGATGTGTGAATTGATTCTACAACAACATTTGATAAGAAATCATAAAATAGTTACATATATAAGTCCACTTTATAACcagtattaaaaaataaatacatatatttgaatttattagACGTCAATACAAAATTGTCCTTGGTAACTACTACTGAGAGGATGCAGGAATGGACGGTTAATCTACCGCTATTTTTGAGAACGTGGTCAAATGACCCCTTCTTTATCGTTAAGAAATGAGGACACATCATTTCTCCATTTTCTATATTGGACAGTCATTCTTACAGGGAGCGACATGTTCAATAATAACACTACAGGAAAAAAGGCCTCCTgccacgcccagaaaaccgaggctatatgcaaaataaccgtggcgtaacgcttacgccacggtttggccacggaaatccaactgtggagtatacggccgtggcctaaagtaaagtccacggttttttggtatagaccacgccttttttaTAACCGTGGcatttttaggccacggtttaggtagcttgattaaggccgcggtttgatCTTGCCATGACTTAAAAACTGTGGCTttatggtaaagccacggtttcatttTAACGTTTACGACACAGTATTGGTTCaggatatagccacggtttggttatgaccacctatttaaaatcgttgttatatgttatgcattttAAACCATTTATTTGCCACGGTTTATTTCATGTTATGCATTATAAACCATTTATctgccacggtttatttctgtatcattacataaatatatatatatatatatatatatatatatatatatatatatatatatatatatatatatatgtatatatatatgtatatatatatacttatatttatatatatatatatttatatttatatatatttatatatatttatatatatttatatatatatatatatatatatatatatatatatatatatatataaatatatatgtataaatatatatatcaatattaaattaacaataaaattaacattaataGTAGTTCATCCACTAATAATAGTTGGATACTAAGTTTTTCAtcccaaattcaaaatcaaaacaaccaTATTAAGTTGATCCATGATCCCTACACTATTTAAGTTGTACCACCACAAGTTTCTCTCAAAATGGAGTCATcccaaaataaccaaaaaaagttCTAAAAATTGGGCTAGATAACATAAAACAACTATTCTTCTTGATCTTCTCCTTGctcttcttccacatcttctgaacaaccaccttcttcaacATCTTCAGCATAACCTCCTTCCACATCTTCATGATCATCACAAGCTTCTTCCATATCTTCATCACAATCTGCTTCCTCTCCACCCTACAATAAACATAACATCTATTTCAGAATCGAATCAAAAGAGAATCATGAATCAAAAGACAGTTTTAGGCCATCACCACCAGAATCATGCATACACCTATTTCAGAATCGTTTCCCTATTTCATACACATATTTCAGAATCAAATCAATGGAAATATAGAATTCTTACAAACTGAAATAAAACAGAAGAACTCACTTAAGAATTATCTCTATCAATCAATGGAAATATAGAATTCTTACAAActgaaataaaataatcaattaaacaaGTTGGTCCATCAAGGCGCAAGGGCTTGAATTCAGTAAGTATATCCTAAGTTAGAACCCACTTTTACTCCATTTCATTTGGTCATTTTTATTCTAGTTAAGCCAAATGTAATAGTTTAAATATGAGTTCTATTCTTATCTTTACTTCTATATAGTTAAGAGATATGATTTGCTAAACAAGCAAGTACAGATCTTAATAGATTCTCCAAAAATGCACTCCAAAGACCTACTTTGTCATTGTCACCCTACTTTGTTAGACCTATAAAATAAAGCACAGAAACAACATTTCGAGTAAACACTTAATGTGATCCCTGCACTTGTTCATCCATGATAACCATACAATTTCAGAAATTCAGTGATAATTCAGTTTCTTAATGTGATCCCTATACAGTTTCTAATTCTTGATAATTGATCAGTTTCTAATTCAGTGCCCTATACACTTTCAGAAAACACTTGCCATCAAATAAGTGCCCTATACAGTTTCTAATTCAGTGCCCTATGCACTTGTTCATCCATGATAACCATGCAATTTCAGAAAACACCTGATAATTCAGTTCCCTAAACAGTGCCATATGCTGCAATTTTTGTAGTTTAGAGTATACCTGTTCGCAATGCGGAATATGAGTTGATGCAGACGAATGTGGATCAGCAGGAGCAGCAGTAGAACTAATGGAACAGCCCATAGCACTTGCCATCAAATTAGAGATCTCGTCGTCGCTCATATGTGGGTTTTGTTGCTTCATCATTGTCTTAAATAGCGCCTTCATACCATCCATCTCCCTCTTCATGCCAGCCACTTCATCATTATGTTGCCTTTTAATAACCagaatttcttcttttcttttaagcATGGTAGGTGTTATTGTTCTTCCATAGCAACGAACTCGTCCAGATTTTTCTTTCCCAAACAAGGAGTTAAATGTCTCAGATTCAGTTGAATTCTGAactgattcttgaagcttagactaattaaaaaatattcacattagaaaatattcacattataaaaataaatgattaaaggCAAATGTTGATTAAAGGCATAATCTGCCTGGCTTACAATTACACTTGAAGTTTCCTCATCCGGCTGTTTTCCTTTTCGACTTTGTCGAGTCTCAATGAACATCTCTGCCTGGCTAACTTCCTTTCCGTCCTCTTTCTTAGCACGCTACATTGGTTGATAATAAACACATCAAAAAATGAATCACTCAACCAATACATAATTGTAAATTGAAGGATGTATGAACACCCTACCAGTTTTGCACGAATCCTCGCAAAGTTTGTTGGGCCCATCCGATGCATATACTTTTGCTTAACTCTGTTCACAGCATTGATTTTGCTAATTTTCTACATTCAGAAACAGCAAAATTAGGGACAGCAAATGTTAAATTACAGAATTAAATATTAGGGACAGCATTGATCAATTGCTAATTGTTATCTTACTTGGATGTTATTGTTCTTCCAATAGGATATCAATTGCTTGAAATGAACTTCAGGTACGGTCTGGGGACGATGCTTCAATCTTTCACTCATAGTAGTGTACTTTAAAAAACAACTCTTTTTGAGATCTTTCTTGAAACGCCTCCAAGCATCATTAATGCGAGAGAAAACCGCTCTACGTCCATTTTCAGGGATAATGAATTTATCCTACAACAAAAAAGGAAATTAGTGACAAGTAAATAAGGAACACAACTTATGTTTAGATTCATACAGTGACAAATTCCCACTTACAGTGACAAATTCCCATATACGGTCCTTGTTTGCtttcttcaaagctttgaagttaGTAAAAACTAAGGGACACAAGTCTGAATTCCTTGCGACAGTGCCAAGGAAACAACTCAAATCTGTCACGGTTCGATCATTGGGTCCAATAGGTTCTCCATCATCGTCTAAGACCACCTCTTCACGATCCGCACTCTTTCTAGCATGGATTTTCAAACATTTAGTTGGTCCACGTGTCCTTTTCTTACTTGCCCCTGTGTTAGATAAAATATAATTAGCATGGGATATAAATTTGAATGAAACAATAATAAAGAATAATGCATGACACGAAGCTTAGTACGTACCTTCAGTTTGTTTACTTCCATTTTGCTGAGTGTTTTCCTCTTCACCCATCATATTTTCTTCTTCCTCAAGATTCtcacattcatcttcttcactattTTCCCCAttttctttgaggaattcttcaatGGATGTCGATTTACACATTGGGCTTCGTTTTGTCTTCTTCAAGCCACTTCCTTGCCCTGTCCCGGAATTTCCATCGACTTCTATCATTGCCCTTTTCATACGATTCTGGTTTGACCTTGAATCAGCAGTGTCAGCCACCCGTTTCTCCTTAGGTTGCTGCTTTGCAGTTGAAGTATTCTGCTTTGCACTTGAAGGAAGTTGCTGAGACGCAATTGAAGGACGTTTCTGATTCGCACTCGAAGCTTGTTGCTTAGCACTTGAAACTTGTTTAGCACTTGAAACTTGTTGCTGCTTGCTTGAAACTTGTTTAGCACTTGAAACTTGTTGTTGCTTTGCACTTCCTTGTGGCTGCTTTGCACTTGCACTTGAAGGATTCTGCTTATCATTTCCTTGCTGCTGCCTGGTCCTTGAATCAACAATTTCAGGCCCTGTTTTTTTAGCAAGTTGCTGCCTGGTCCTTGAAGCAATTTCAGGCCCTGTTTTGGGATTCACTTGCTGCATGGTCCTTGAAGCAATTTCAGGCCCTGTTTTGGGATTCACTTGCTGCATGGTCCTTGAATCAGTACATTCAGCCCCTACTTTTCTGGGAGTTGTCTGCCTTGTCCTCATTTTGGTTGGATAAAACACATTGGCCGAACTATCAATCTTTGAAGCAGCAGTTTCAAACTTAGATAAGTTGAATAGTTCCCTAGATGCAGGCACAAAAGGAGGTCGGATGCCCACTTTACTAGTTCCTTCACGGTTATTATTATTTACCATCTCGCATTTGATATCATACTTCTTAGCCAATTCAGCACTAGATCTAAATAGAGGCAACCGAAAATTGGCGATAACTTGTTCACCCTTTTGTGCGGCAGCCGTCTTCTTTTGCaagtttgaaaccttcttcattttctgttaacatggaaaatattaaaagaaacaaAGTTTAACCAATCAGCACTAATTTGCAATATTCAAACGGTTAACAATAACTCACAAATTACTGGACATGAagataaattacatatgattcaAAACATAGTGGATTTACAAAAACAGAAATGAAATAGATTCAACACATAGTGGATTTACAAAAACAGAAATGAAATAGATTCAACACATCCAATCAGTTACATCAGAAATTCTAATGATATTGTCATTCTCCTAATGAAAACAGCTCATAAAACCAATACATGAAAAGttcaaatggaaaataaaaaagaaatgtatTACACCAGAAATGAAATAGATTGACATTAGTCCATGAAATCAAATAGGGTATCATCATAATCAAAATCCTCTTCATCACTTTCAGCTTCATTCATTTCATAAGGTGTTTCAGCTATTGTTGCAGGTATGTCTTCCCTAACCCAATTTAATTCACCATCACCATCACTATTTTCTCCACTTTCAGCTTGTAAGTTTGACGGGTCAGCAATGTTAAAGAAATCTCGTGGAACTGTTTGCAGAGCATAATGCCGGTTTGGATCAAAAGGGTCTTGGACATAGTAACATTGATGAACTTGAGAAGGTAGCACAAATGGATCATTCTGATAAATTTTCTTATTGAAACGCACACAAGTAAGTCCGTATTTGTCTTTTTCAACCTCAAACCAATCGCACTTAAACAATACAAAGTTGAAATTTCCATAGTAGTATAACTCAATTATATCAACAATGGTTCCATAATATGTGATGGGTTCTGTCCTAGGATTTCCATCCTTGGAGCTAGCGAAACTTGAAGTTAGTGAAACTAAAGTTACGCCAGAATTTTGAGTTTTGCGATTTGTATCTCGTTTCCTAGTATGGAACCTATATCCATTAATGACATAACCTGGATACCTCTTTGCAACAAAATTAGGACCTCTAGAAAGTTTTTCAAGTTGTAATGGCACATCATCATTCTGGGCACGAGTTTTAAACCATTcactaaattctttactttgagTTTTGGCCTTGGTCCACTTCCTTTTGTTAGTGTTTGAATTAACACTTTGATCATGCTCACTACAAAAGTCAACAAATTATATGTTAACATATCTCTAATCTTAGGATTAGTAGATAAATACATAGGAGGACAAATAGTTATTGTACTACCTGATGTAAATTTGAACTTCATTGCAATTGAATAAGATGTATCGATGGGCATCATCCTTTGATTTCACATCAAGATGAAAGGGTTTGCCTGCCCCCCCTAAAGGACGACCGGCAGTTGTAAAGTAATCATCTGGATCTGTTTCAAGTGAATCGGTAACATCATAATTCCGACTCTTCCTATTAAACCTTGTATCTACATTGCTATGCAAATACCTTGAGCAAAATGTTATAGCTTCTTCAGCCAGATACCCCTTGGCAATAGAACCTTCAGGATAAGCTCTATTGCGGACATAGTTCTTAAGTTTACACAAGTATCTTTCGGTGGGATACATCCATCGAAATTGAACAGGACCACCCAATCTAACTTCATTTACAAGGTGAATAGGCaagtgaaccattatgtcaaagaaACTTGGAGGAAATATCATCTCCAACTGACAAAGTATCTCGGCAATCTCATTTTCTAGGTAATCTAAATCTTCCACTTGTATAACTTTCTGACATAGAGAGCGGAAAAAGGAACCAAGACGAATTAGTGGGGTTGCCACCTCCTTGGGCATTGTGCTTCTTACTGCGATTTGCAACAAATAGTGTAACATGAAATGCGCATCATGGCTCTTGTAACCAGATATTTTTTTGTCACCAACTTGTAcacattttgaaatatttgatgcAGTCCCATCTGGTAACTTGGCAGCCTTTATAACTCCACAAAAAATTGACTTCTCGTGCGGAGTCATTGAGAAACACGCTTTTGCAAACTCTGAACGTCCTCCACCAATCTCCCTTGGATGAAGTTTTTCTCTAATTCCCATTTCTTGCAAATCATAACGGGCTTTAATATGATCTTTTGTCTTCCCCATGATGTCCAAAAGAGTTCCAACAATACTATCAAATATGTTTTTTTCAATGTGCATTACATCTAAGTTATGGCGCAATGTATTTTGAGCCCAGTAAGGCAActcaaaaaaaattgacctcttcttccacgggccatcaactttcttctttttcttcccaAATTCATTACTGAAATCTTTTAAGAGTTCAAGAATTTCAGCCCCGTTTAACATGATGGTGCAGTTCTATGTTCTTCTTCTCCGTTAAATGATTTGACATCGTCTCTCCAAGAATGAGTTCTTGGTAAAAAGGTACGGTGGTCCATATAACACATCTTATGACTGTGTTTGAGGTATAACGAAT
Encoded proteins:
- the LOC131657160 gene encoding G-type lectin S-receptor-like serine/threonine-protein kinase At4g27290; this translates as MKNNHKVLMLMVCTFFFCSIMPTFSKQNTFTTIAQNQFIQYSDTLVSAAGTFEAGFFNFGDPQRQYFGIWYKSISPRAIVWVANRNTPVQNSTGLLKLNDQGSLVILDGPKGVVWSSNLSRIVVKRAVVQLLDSGNLIVKDANSSVKNKDFVWESFDYPGNTFLAGMKLKSNLVTGPYRYIRSWKSPDDPSDGEFSYQIDTRGFPQLVTAKGGSLLYRSGSWNGFLFTGISWPMHRIYNLFFVFDDKEVSYRYETLNRSIISRTVLDPYGTSQRFIWSDESQVWKATVTRPVDQCDDYALCGINSNCNINDIQMCECLDGFTPKFQAKWDSSDWSGGCVRRTKLNCLNGDGFLKYTNMKLPDTSSSWFNRSLSLDECKTVCLKNCSCVAYANLDIRNGGSGCLLWFHSIVDMRKHLDRGQDIYIRLAFSELDHTKNKMNLGTKLAAIFLGVMAFIIGLTVLLLVTSTFRKKLGCIKKLIPWNHKKEKKEDDFPTVFDFSTIINVTDNFSYQNKLGEGGFGPVYKGVLADGQEIAVKRLAETSGQGTKEFKNEVKLMATLQHRNLVKLLGCSIHQDEKLLIYEFMPNRSLDYFIFDTSRSKLLDWRKRLEIIDGIARGLLYLHQDSTLRIIHRDLKTSNILLDIDMIPKISDFGLARSFMGDHAEANTNRVMGTYGYMPPEYAVHGYFSTKSDVFSFGVVVLEIISGRKNRGFCDPQHHLNLLGHAWRLWIEERPEELMADTLYDEAISSEILRFIHVGLLCVQRKPENRPNMSSVIFMLKGEKLLPKPCEPGFYDGRDYTNSTGSTSKGCSINEASISLLEAR
- the LOC131659753 gene encoding uncharacterized protein LOC131659753, whose translation is MKKVSNLQKKTAAAQKGEQVIANFRLPLFRSSAELAKKYDIKCEMVNNNNREGTSKVGIRPPFVPASRELFNLSKFETAASKIDSSANVFYPTKMRTRQTTPRKVGAECTDSRTMQQVNPKTGPEIASRTMQQVNPKTGPEIASRTRQQLAKKTGPEIVDSRTRQQQGNDKQNPSSASAKQPQGSAKQQQVSSAKQVSSKQQQVSSAKQVSSAKQQASSANQKRPSIASQQLPSSAKQNTSTAKQQPKEKRVADTADSRSNQNRMKRAMIEVDGNSGTGQGSGLKKTKRSPMCKSTSIEEFLKENGENSEEDECENLEEEENMMGEEENTQQNGSKQTEGASKKRTRGPTKCLKIHARKSADREEVVLDDDGEPIGPNDRTVTDLSCFLGTVARNSDLCPLVFTNFKALKKANKDRIWEFVTDKFIIPENGRRAVFSRINDAWRRFKKDLKKSCFLKYTTMSERLKHRPQTVPEVHFKQLISYWKNNNIQKISKINAVNRVKQKYMHRMGPTNFARIRAKLRAKKEDGKEVSQAEMFIETRQSRKGKQPDEETSSVISKLQESVQNSTESETFNSLFGKEKSGRVRCYGRTITPTMLKRKEEILVIKRQHNDEVAGMKREMDGMKALFKTMMKQQNPHMSDDEISNLMASAMGCSISSTAAPADPHSSASTHIPHCEQGGEEADCDEDMEEACDDHEDVEGGYAEDVEEGGCSEDVEEEQGEDQEE